In Desulfuromonas acetexigens, the genomic stretch GTGTAGAAGAGGTCGCGGTAGATCGCTTCGACGCCGCTTCGGTGTTTTTCCAGAGCGAGGGCGAAAGCGGCATGGTTGGGGAAGCCGCAGCGGCGGGCCAGGGCCTGGCGTTCGGCCTCGGTGGCGGGGAGGTTGTGGGTCTGACGCTCCTGCACCACCTGGATGCGGTGTTCGGCGGTGCGCAGAAAGATGTAGGCCTCGCGCAGGGTGTCACGCACCTCGGCGCTGATCAGTCCTTCTTTCTGCAGTCGGTCGAGGGCGCGCAGGGAATTTTTTTCCCGCAGGGAGGGCTTGCGCCCCGAATGGATCAGTTGCAGGGCCTGGATGAAGAACTCGATCTCGCGGATGCCCCCCCGGCCGAGTTTGAGATTGGTTTCCGCCTCCTGCTTGCGGGCCAGGCTCTGGTCGATCTTCTGTTTCATCCCCTTGATGTCCTCGACCATGCCGTAGTCGAGGTAGCGGCGAAAGACGAAGGGTTCCAGGCTTTTCAACAGCCGTTTGCCGAGGGGGATGGTGCCGGCCACCGGCCGCGCCTTGATCAGCGCCGCCCGCTCCCAGCTCTGCCCCCAGCTTTCGTAGTAGACCTCAGCGCTGCGCAGGGAGTTGGCCATTTCGCCGCTGTTTCCTTCCGGACGCAGGCGCAGGTCGACGCGGAAGACAAAGCCGTCTTCCGTCGGCTGGCTGATCGCCTTGGTGATGAGTTCCGCCAGTTTGCAGAAGTAGGGATGGAGGTGGATGCGGTTTTTGACGGCGCCGGTGGGATCAGGGACGCCGCTGCTCAGGCCCCGTTCCGAGGAATAGAAGTAGATCAGGTCGATGTCCGAGGAGAAGTTGAGTTCGCGGCCGCCAAGCTTGCCCATGCCGAGGATGGTGAACTCTGCTTCCCCCCCGGGTGCACCGTTTTCTCCGTCCAGAATCGGCGCGCCGTATTCGGCCCGCAGCAGGACCGTGCAGACTTCATAGGCTCGTTGCAGGGTGGTGGCGGCCAGGGCCGAGAGTTCGGCGGTGACTTCCACCAGGTCGGCCAGCCCTCCCAGGTCGCGGGCGCCGATGCGCAGCATCTCCCGGGATTTGTAGCGGCGCAGCCCGTTCTGCAGTTCGGCGAAGGGGGCCGTTTCGGGAATCCGCTCACGCAGTTCGGCGAGCATCGCCGTCTCGTCCTTGCGCCGACGGATTTCCCCGCCGGCGAAAAGATCCTCGAAAAAGTCCTTTCGCCGGCAAAGAATGCCGGTCAAGAAGGGGGAGGCGCCGAGCACGGTGAGGAGCAGGCGCCGGTCTTCCGGCGCGGTCAGCACCGCCGTCAGACTCTCGCGCGGGAGGCCGTTGCCGAGACGTTCGAGGCTGTTCAGGACGAGGTCGGGATCGGCAGCGGCATGGGCCGCTGCCGTCAGGGTCGCGAGCAGCTCTGCATCCCCGAGCAACTCGTACAGCAGTTCCAGGTTGGTGGCGGTCTTCTCCGGCTCGGCGAAACCGAGCTCCCGCGCCAGTTCCCGGCGGGCGTCCGGTCCCTCGGCCAAGGTCCGGCGCAGACGTTCGGCGAGGGCCGCCGGGGTCATCAGCGCACCCGGGACATGAGGGTCTTGAGCCCCTCGCCATAGTCGCCGCGCGCGATCCCCCATTCGGTGATGATGGCGGAAATGAGCCGGGCCGGTGTCACATCGAAGGAAGGATTGCGTACCGCCACGCCGCTCGGGGCGATCTGCTTATCGCCGCAGTGGGTCACCTCGCGGGCATCCCGCTCTTCGATGGGGATCAGGCTGCCGTCGGCCAGGCTCATGTCGATGGTTGAGGTCGGCGCGGCGACATAGAAGGGGAGGCCGTGCTCCTTCGCCAGCACCGCCACGGTGTAGGTGCCGATCTTGTTGGCGGTGTCGCCGTTGGCGGCAATGCGGTCGGCGCCGACGATGACGCAGTCGATCTCCCCCTTGCTCATCAGGTAGCCGGCCATATTGTCGCAGATCAGGGTGACGGGGATGTTGTCCTTCTGCAACTCCCAGGCGGTCAGCCGGGCGCCCTGCAAGAAGGGGCGCGTCTCGTCGGCCAGCACCGAAATGTTCTTGCCCGCCAACTGGGCAGCGCGGAGCACGCCAAGGGCGGTGCCGAAGCCACCGGTGGCCAGCGCCCCGGCATTGCAGTGGGTGAGCACCCGCGCCCCATCGGGGATCAGTTCCTGGCCGTGGCGGCCCATGGCCATGTTCACGCGGATATCCTCATCGGCGATGGCCATCGCCTCATATTCGAGGACGATTTTTATGTCCGCCACCGGATAGGAGCTGTTCGCCTTGGCGAAGTTTTTCATCCGCTCCAGCGCCCAACTGAGATTGACCGCTGTCGGCCGGGTTGCCGCCAGCGTCGCGCAGACCTTTTCGAAGCGGGCGAAAAAACGGTCGAAATCTTCCTCGTCGATGTCGCGCGCGCCGAACCAGGCACCGAAGGCCGCCGCCACGCCGATGGCCGGCGCACCGCGCACGACCATGGTGCGGATCGCCTCGGCGACCCCCTGGTAATCGAAATAATCCCGCCAAACCTCTTCGGTCGGCAGCAGACGCTGGTCAATCATCCGGCAGACGCCGTCACGGTATTCGATAGGTTTTATGGCCATGGATGATTTCTCCGAAATCGGTGATTGGTTGTCAGTGATTGGCAAAGGCGAAAACCAATGACCACTCACTGGTTTATTGTTTTTCCGGCAACGGATAAAACCGCCGTCCTTCCTGAACGATCTTTTCCTTCAGCGGGATCTCCCCCAGTTTGTCCCAGTGTAGCAGGTCGAGCTTGAAGACCAGGGGCAGGTCGTCGATCTCGTTCCAGAGTCGGGAGAAGTCACGGTCGCTCAGGTTCGGGGCGACGACTGCCAGGTCGAAGTCGGACCAGGGTTTGTCGGTGCCCTTGGCGCGGGAGCCGAAGATGAGCACCTGTTCGATCTGGGGATAGCGTCGGAAGATCTCCGCCATGTCGGCATAGTGCCGTTCGGCCAGGCCGAAAATCAGCCGTTCGTCAGCCATGTCCGGCATTTCTCGGCGAGTTGTCGAAAAAGGGGCAACCCTCGCCCGACAACGAAGTCGTACACGTCGTCGGCCAGCTTTTCGTGGTAGGTATGGCTGGTGAGGTTGCGTTTCTTCTGCATATCGGTCCAGAGATTGCCGTCCTCGATCAGTCCGGCCTGCAACGCCTCCTGTACCGTTTCGCGCGGGGTCCGCACCGGCAGTCCTTCCGCTTCGAGCTTCAGCTTCAACATCTTCCAGCTCAGTTCGTGGGTGAACTCGAAGCGTTGAATGACCGAGTCGCGGACGAATTCATCCTTGGGCAGCGCCGCCGCTTTTTCCAGTTGCGTCAGCGCCTTGAGATAGTCGCCGATGCGTTCCTGTAGCCGAGCTTTATCCATGGATGATCTCCGATAAAAGCGGTGATCGGTTTTCGTCCTTGCCAATCACTAATCACCAATCACTGGTTTAACCTTGCAGTTTCTTCTTCAGCAGCTCGTTCACCGCAGCCGGGTTGGCTTTGCCCTGGCTGGCTTTCATGACCTGGCCGACGAAGAAGCCGAAGACCTTTTCTTTGCCGCCTCGGTATTCCTCGACCTGACCGGGGTTGGCGGTGATGATCTGGTCGATGATCGCTTCGATCGCCCCGGTGTCGGTGACCTGCTTGAGTCCCTGCTCGTCGATGATGGTGTCGGCGCTCTTGCCGCTTGTCCACATGGCGTCGAAGACGGTCTTGGCGATCTTGCCGGAGATGGTGTTGTCGTCGATGCGTTTGAGCATCCCGACCAGAAGTTCCGGTGAGACCGGGGCCTTGGCGATGGAAATCCCTTCGTCGTTGAGGCGACGCTGGACCTCGCCCATCACCCAGTTGGCGCAGGCCTTGCCGTCATCGTGGAGCCGCACGCAGGCGTCGAAGTAATCGCCCATGGCGCGCTCGGCGGTGAGCACTTCGGCGTCGTAGAGCGACAGGCCGTATTCGCGGACAAAACGCTCCTGCTTGGCTTCCGGCAGTTCCGGCAGTTCCTGACGGGCGCTCTCGATCCACTCGGGGGAGACGACGATGGGGACCAGGTCGGGATCGGGGAAGTAGCGGTAGTCGTGGGCCTCTTCCTTGCCGCGCATGGAGCGGGTCGTACCGGCGTTGGCGTCGAACAGGCGGGTTTCCTGCACCACCTTGCCGCCGTCCTCGATCACCTCGATCTGCCGCTCGATTTCGTACTCGATGGCCTGCTTGATGAAGCGGAAGGAGTTGATGTTTTTCAGCTCGGCGCGGGTGCCGAGTTCCTTTTGCCCCCAGGGACGGATGGAGACGTTGGCGTCGCAGCGGAAGGAGCCCTGTTCGAGATTGCCGTCGCAGACGCCAAGGTAAACTACGATTTGATGCAGCTTCTTCAGATAGGCGATGGCTTCGTCGGAAGAGCGCATGTCCGGCTCGGAGACGATCTCCAGCAGCGGCGTGCAGGCGCGGTTGAGGTCGACGAAGGAGGCGCCGACGGTCTCCGGGGTGTCGCCGTGGATGAGCTTGCCGGCGTCCTCTTCCATGTGGATGCGGGTGATGCCGATGGTTTTCGGGCCGCCTTCCTCGGTTTCGATCTCCAGATGCCCGTGCTCGCAGATCGGCAGCTCGAACTGGCTGATCTGATAGCCCTTGGGCAGGTCGGGATAGAAGTAGTTTTTGCGCGCCATGACCGAGCGGGGGGCGATGGTGCAATGGGTCGCCAGGCCGGTACGGATGGCGTATTCCACCACCTGCTTGTTGAGCACCGGCAGGGCGCCGGGCAGACCCAGGCAGACCGGGCAGGTCTGGGAGTTGGGCGCCTGTCCAAATTCGGTCGGACAGCCACAGAAGATCTTGGTCTTGGTGGTCAACTGGACGTGGACTTCCAGTCCGATGACGACTTCATATTTGGATTTCATGGTGAATCCTTATTCGATATTTTGGTAGGGGCGCACCGCGTGCGCCCTTGGCACGGGCAACCGGGATGGAACATGGGCGCACATCGGTGCGCCCCTACGCCCTATCAGATATTCGGCGCCTGCTTGTGCCAGTCCGTCGCCTGCTCAAAAGCATAGGCCGCCTGCAGGATCGTTTCCTCGCCGAAGGGCCGTCCGATCAGCTGCAGGCCGATGGGCAGCCCGGCCGAGGAAAGGCCGCAGGGGAGGCTGAGGGCGCAGGTGCCGGCGAGGTTGACCGGAATGGTGAAGATGTCCGACAGGTACATCTGCAAGGGATCGGCGGTCTTCTCGCCGATCTTGAAGGCCGGGGTCGGCGCCACCGGGGTGAGGAGCACGTCGACCTGATTGAAAGCGTCGAGGAAATCCTGGCGGATCAGGGTGCGCACCTTTTGCGCCTTGAGGTAGTAGGCGTCGTAGTAGCCCGAGGAGAGGGCGTAGGTGCCGAGCATGATGCGCCGCTTGACTTCGTCGCCGAAACCGGCGGCGCGGCTCTTCATGTACATGTCGATGAGCCCCTGCCCTTCGTCGACGCGCAGGCCGAAGCGTACGCCGTCGTAGCGGGAGAGGTTGCTCGACGCCTCGGCGGTGGCGACGAGATAGTAGCAGGCCACAGCGTAGGCGGTGTGGGGGAGGGAGACCTCGACGAATTCGGCGCCCATCTCGCGGCAGACACGGATCGCTTCGTCCGTCGCCTGGCGCACCTCGGGGTCGAGGCCGTCGATGAAATATTCCTTGGGCAGGCCGATCTTCATCCCTTTGATGCCTTGCCGGAGATTTTTCCGGTAGTCGGGCACCGCCCGGTTGACCGAGGTCGAGTCGGCGCGGTCGTGACCGGCGACGGCGCCGAGCAGGATGGCGCAGTCCTCCACGTCGCGGGTGACCGGGCCGACCTGATCGAGGGAAGAGGCGTAGGCGATGACGCCGTAGCGGGAGACCCGGCCGTAGGTCGGTTTGAGGCCGACCACGCCGCAGTGGGAGGCGGGCTGACGGATCGAGCCGCCGGTATCGGTGCCGAGGGCCGCCACCGTCTGCAGGGCCGCTACCGAAGCCGCGCTGCCGCCGGAGGAGCCGCCGGCGACGCAATCGAGATTCCAGGGGTTGCGCACCGGCCCGAAGGCGCTGGTTTCATTGGAGCTGCCCATGGCGAACTCATCCATGTTCAGCTTGCCGAGAATCACCGCCCCCTGCTCCTTGAGCTTGCGCACGGCGGTGCCGTCATAAGGGGGGATGAAGTTGTCGAGGATTTTCGAGGCGCAGGTGGTGCGCACCCCTTCGGTGACGAAGATGTCTTTGAGCGCCAGGGGAATGCCGTTCAGAGGGCCGAATTTGCGCTCGCCGCACTCGCTGGACAGCAGTTTGTCGGCCGCTGCGGCCGCCTGCCGGGCGCTGTCGCCGGTGACGGTGATGAAGGCGTTGAGTTGCGGGTTGCTGGCTTCGATGCGGGCGAGAAAGGCCTCGGTCAACTCCAGTGAGGTGATCTCGCGCCTGAGCAGTCGTTGGTGCAGGCCGTGGATGGTGAGATCCGTCAGTTCCATGCGGGTTTACTCCAAAAATGATGGCGGGCGCCGGCGGGAGGTTTTTCCCCTCACTCCTAACGCCTCACTCCTTACGAACAACTTATTCGATGACCTTGGGCACCCGGAAACAGCCGTTGCCGGCATCCGGCGCGTTGCTCAACGCCCGCTCGGCGCCGAGGGCCGGCGCGATCTGGTCGGGACGGAAAGCGTTTTCCATGGGGACGGCGTGGGCCGTGGGGAGGATGCCGTCGGTGTTCAGTTCGTTGAGCTGGTCGACATAGCCGAGAATGGCGTCCAGTTGGCCGGTGAGGGCTGCCAGTTCGGCCTCTTCCAGAGCCAGGCGGGAGAGGCGGGCGACCTGTTCGACCTCAAGGCGGGTGATTTTCATGGGATGACCTCGATTTTTTAAGATGGCGGAAACAGGGCCGGACGATACCACGGAAACCGCCGATTTTTCAACTTATAAGGCCCGGCGTCCCAATCAGGCCAAATCGGCCTTCCGGGTTTGGAGAGGGGTAAGGTTGCAATTCGTACCATCGGCGGGTATTATTCTTTCTGCCGCCATTCCGGCGGCGGATTAATCCGAACCCAAGGACAGGAGATTACGATGAAAAAATTGATAGTTTTGCTTTTAGCTTCAACTCTGGTAGCGGCGGGCTGCGCCGCACCCCAGACCAAGACCAGCAAGGGCGCCCTTATCGGCACCGGCGTCGGCGCTGCGGCGGGGGCCGGTCTCGGTCAGGCGATCGGCGGGGATACCGAGGGAACGCTCATCGGTGCCGGCATCGGCGCCCTGGTCGGCGGTTTGGCCGGCGGCTCCTTTGGTCGCTACATGGACAACCAGGAAGCGGCCATGCGGCAACAGCTGGCCTACACTGAAAGCGCCAGCATTCAGCGCCAGGCCGAAACCCTGGCCGTCACCTTCAAGTCGGACGTGCTCTTCGACGTAGGTTCCTCGGCGATCAAGCCGGGTGGCATGACCGAACTCAATCGCGTCGCCCAGGTGCTCAACCAGTATCCGCAAACCACCATCCTCATCGCCGGTCACACCGACAGCACTGGCGCCGAGGATATGAACCAGCGTCTTTCCGAACAGCGCGCCCTCTCGGTGAAGAACACCCTGGTTGGCCAGGGGGTGGACGGCATGCGCATGAACACCATCGGTTTCGGTGAGAGCAAGCCGATTGCCGACAACAACACCCAGGCTGGCCAGCAGCTGAACCGCCGGGTCGAAATCACCATCACCCCGATGCAGGGGGCCGGTGCCCAGGGCTAAATTCCCGGGGGATCCCTCACAACAGCAAAAAGCCCGCTTCCGACAATCGGAGGCGGGCTTTTTGCTGGGCACTTCGGGACGAAATAAATCTATTCGTCCTTCTTTTCTTCGAGTTCCTTTTTCTTTTCATCTTCGTCATCCTTGATCCCCTGCTTGAAATTGCGCAGGCCTTTGCCCAGCGCTCCGCCGACCTGGGGGAGTTTTCCGGCGCCGAAAATAATCAGTACGAGGATGAGGATGATGATCAGTTCTTGCGTGCCTAATCCAAACATGGCCTGGTCTCCTTTGTTTCGTGGATGGGGAAAGGATACATCGGGATGCCGTCATTGTCGAAGGAAAATCAAGGGGTAGCGCGCCCCGGCGGCAGGCGCAGCAGGAGCACTTCCACCTCTTCCCCGGGGGCGAGGTCGGGCGCGCCGATAGGAACCGGCAGCAGGGCGCGGCTCCCCTGCAGGCTGCGCGTCTGTCCCGATTCCTGGCGCGACGAGGGGCTGAAGGCGTAACGCCCCGCCGCTTCCGTCAGGCTTCCCCAGAGGAAGGCCTGACGCTTGCCGCCACCCTTGACCGGGGCGGTCAGGATGGCGCGCAGGCGCGGCGGCAGGGGATCGCCGTGGCCGCCGAGACGGCGCAGGGCGACCCGGGCAAAAAGTTCGAAGGTTGCCGCTGAGGCCGCCGGATTGCCCGGCAGTCCCAGCACCGGCACGCTCCGGGCGGTGCCGAAGAGGACCGGTTTGCCCGGTTTGATGGCGACCTTCCAGAAGCCGAGCCGGAAATCGTGGCGGCGCAACGTCTCCTGCACCAGGTCGCGATCCCCCACCGAGACCCCGCCGGTGGTGATGAGCAGATCGGCCTCGGCCAGACCCCGGGCGATCTTTTCATCCAGCTCCCCGGCCCGGTCCCGGGCGATGCCCAGGGGGATGACGGCGCACCCTTCCTCGCGCAGACGGGCGGCGAGCAGATGGAAGTTGGAGTTGATGATTTGCCCCGGCCCCGGCGTCTCGCCCAGTTCCACCAGTTCGTCGCCGGTGGAAAGGAGCGCCACCCTGGGGGTGGGATACACCGAAATCCGCGTAACGCCGGCGGCGGCAAGCAGACCGATTTCCCCCGAATGAATCGCCGTCCCGGGCGCAAGCAGCGTCTCCCCCGCGACAAACTCCTCCCCCCGCAGACGTACATGGTCTCCCAGTTTTGGCGCTTTTCGCAGTTGAATTTCATCCCCCGCGCTTTCCACCTCTTCGCTGGGTACCACCGTATCGGCTCCCGGCGGCAGGGGGGCGCCGGTCATGATCCGCACCGCCTCTCCAGGCGTCAGGGCCGTCTTCTGCACGGCACCGGCCGGCAGAAAACCGCTGACGCGCAAGGAATCCCCCGCCCTTTGCCCGGCATGGGCAAAGGCATAGCCGTCCATCGCCGAGTTGTCCGCCGGCGGCAGATCCCAGCGGGCCTGTACCGGCGCGGCCAGAACCAGGCCGAGGGCGTCGGCCAAGGGGGCTTCCACGGGCGCCAGGGGGCGGATAGTGTCCAAGAGGATGCGCAGGGCGTGGGCGTAGTCGAGCATCGTTTTAAAATCTTTCGTGCTGAGTGCTGAGTGCTGAGTGCTGAGTGCTGAGTGCTGAGTCAGTTGTCGCGGACGGCGTTGGCCAGATCCGCCGGGGTGTTGATGTTGGTCAGGGCCGTGCGCCAGTTGTCGGGCAGTTCTTCCGGACCGACGATCCGCATCCGCAGTTCGGGGTAGATATCGAGAATACGGAAGTTTCCGGCCTGCAATTGACGGCGGATGACCGGCAGGCAGTTTTGCCCGTAGCAGGCGATCAGCGGTTCCAGCCCTTCCGGTGTGCCGGGGAGGATGACGTCGTAACCGAAGCGGTGTTCGAGCAGGGCGCGAATCAGCTCCTCGTCGACAAAGGGCATATCGCAGGCGGCGACGAAGATGTAGGGCGTCTCGGCGTGCCTCAGCCCGGTATGTAGCCCGCCCAGGGCGCTGCCGGGATAGGCGTCGGCGTAGGCCGGGAGGTTCGGACGAGCCAGGTCCGGGCGATCCCCGGCGATCAGCGTTTGGGGAAAGAGCCGCCCGAAGAGCTCGGAGATCCCCGCGATCAACGCTTTTCCGCCGATCTCCAAGGTCGCCTTGTCCCTGCCCATGCGCCGACTGCGGCCGCCGGCGAGGATTACGCCGGTGACATCGGGGAAGGGAACAGTTTTCATCGATTGTTGCAGCCCGGCGGTCGTCATGATGGCGCCAAGTATAGGGGAGAGCGCGAGGGGCCGCAACTTTTTGCTGAAGCCTCAGGATTCGGCGAAAAAAAGGGCCGGCTTGCGCCGGCCCACGGAGGAGGGGAGCAGGGTCCCCGGTAAAACCTGTGTGAAATCAGTGACGATGGCCGCCTTCCAGGTCGAAGACGCGCTCCGCCAGGGAATAGAGGAAGAGGCAGAGGCAGATGGAGCCGATGACGATGCCGATTTCGGTGAGGGAGGGGAAGTAGTGGAGCAGTCCGTGACTTGCTCCTTCCACCGCCTCGGGGCGCATGGAGACCATCTGCCCGGCGATGACCAGGTCGTAGCGCATGAAGAAGATACCGATGGTCGAGAGCAGCCCCGCGATCATCACCCCGAAGACGGTGCGGGTGCGACGATTGGCGACGATGATCAGCGGGATGAGAATGCCCAGTCCCAATTCGAAGAACCAGAAGTTGAAGGCCAGCGGCCCGGTGATCCAGGCCATGGTTGTTTCGTACTTCTCCGGCGGCTGACCGTAGAGGCCGGGAATGATCTTCCAGACGACGAAAAAGAGGAGTATGCCGAGGAAGAGGGCTTGAAGCTTGCCCATGGTGTACATGAATTCCTGATAGACGGGGGGCATTTCGATCCCCCGCGCCTTGTGGTTGAAGTAGACGATGAGCACGGTCAACGCCGCACCCGAGGCCAGGGCCGAGACGATGAAGTAGATCGGCATGTACGAGCCGTACCAGAAATGACGGGCTTCGAGCAGACCGAAGACCGCGCCCAGGTTGGAGTGGGCGGTGATGGCGGCGAAGAAGCCGGCCAGGCCCGACCAGAAGGCGAGGCGGGTCCAGCCGCGCATCAGCGAGGTGAACTCGAAGATCAGGCAGACCATGTAGAAGCCGTAGAGGGCACCCATCCACCAGATGGCCGAGGTGAAGTTGGGGCTGATAACGGCGTAGAGGCCCATGCGGATCGGGTGGTTCAGTTCCATCGCCATGGTGCCGAAACCGGTACACAGGGTCAACAGGGCGAGCAGGTGGCCGCGGCGGCCGATGATGGCGAACTTCTCGAAGCCCCAGACGTCGCCGAGGCTCGACACCAGGCAAAGTCCGGTGCTGGAGACGACGAAGAAGACGTAGGTGGAGATGAGGATGCCCCAGGGAATTTCCCGGCTTACGTTGTAGACGTGATCGTGGCCGTGGACCAGCACCTGGACCACTCCGACCGCACCTGCCATCATCCCCAGGCAGAGCAGGCCGAACCACATCATCTCGCCGGGGCGCTTGGGTATTACCGTTGCAAAAGACATGATGCTCTCCTTAGATCAGATAGAAAAGGTACGGCTTGGTGCCCATCTCCGGTTTCATCACCCGATGGGGATGTTTCGCCAGCAGGAGAGAGACTTCGCTGTTCGGGTCGTTGAGGTCGCCGAAGACCCGCACCCGGGTCGGGCAGGTTTCGACGCAGGCCGGCTCCCGGCCGGTAAGAATGCGGTGTTCGCAGAAGGTGCATTTATCGACCGCGCCGATTTCCTCGTTGTAGTAGCGGGCGTTGTAAGGGCAGGCGGTCATGCAGTATTTACAGCCGATGCACTTCTTGTTTTCGACAGTGACGATACCGTCGGCGTTGACTCCCGTCGCCTTGGTCGGGCAGACCCGCTTGCAGGGGGTGTTCGCGCAGTGCATGCACTGCCCAGGAGTGAACTCCTGGCCGAGGTTCGGATAGCGGCCGCGCAAGGCTTCTTCCATCACCCAGTTGCGGTAGTTTTCCCGGCCGAGGGGGACATGGTTTTCCGCCTTGCAGGCGACGGTGCAGGCCTTGCAGTCGATACACTTGCGGGTATCGAGGACCATGGCGTAGCGTTTATTGCTCATAATTCAGGCTCCTTGTCCGTCGGCCGCATCAGGCCGGAAGGATTTCCACAAAGGTTTCATGCATCGCCACGTTCCCCGAAATCGGACAGTATTTCTCCTCGATCAGAGCCGCGTCACTCCCCCCCTTGCCGTAGATGTTGGTCTGGGCCTTGGAAAGGACGCCGAAGCCGTGGGCCATGTAGACGCTGTCGGGACGGATCTTCTGCGTCACTTCCAACTTCAGCCGCTCTTCCCCGACGGCGCTGCGCACCTTGACCATCTGCCCGTTTTTCAGCCCCAACTTCTGCGCCTCGACCGGGTTCAGCCAGAGGGTGTTCTCGGGCATGATGTCGTGCAGATAGGGGTTGTTGGCGGTGGTGCCGTGGGTGAAGTAGGCGTGGCGCCCGACCAGCAGCCGGTAGCGGTTGGAGGGCACGGCGGTCGGCCGGGTGTAAACGGGCAGCGGATCGTGACCGTTGTCGGCGTACTTCTGCGAGAAGATTTCGATCTTGCCACTCTTGGTTTTGAGCGCCGTGCCTCGGGTGCGGCCGTAGTTCGGCTCGGTGCTTTCGTAGTAAATTCCCTTGGTTTTCAGGTCTTCGAGGATTTGCGGATTGTGCTTCACCTGGTGGTGGAGGTGTTCTTCCATGGTGAAATCGAACTCGGCGGCGATCTCCTCGCTCAGGCGTTTGGCGATCTCCTGGATGATCCAGAGGCTCTCCTTGCTCTCGAACATCGGCGGAATGCAGGGCTGGCGGAAGGCCACCACCGGCAC encodes the following:
- the nrfD gene encoding NrfD/PsrC family molybdoenzyme membrane anchor subunit — protein: MSFATVIPKRPGEMMWFGLLCLGMMAGAVGVVQVLVHGHDHVYNVSREIPWGILISTYVFFVVSSTGLCLVSSLGDVWGFEKFAIIGRRGHLLALLTLCTGFGTMAMELNHPIRMGLYAVISPNFTSAIWWMGALYGFYMVCLIFEFTSLMRGWTRLAFWSGLAGFFAAITAHSNLGAVFGLLEARHFWYGSYMPIYFIVSALASGAALTVLIVYFNHKARGIEMPPVYQEFMYTMGKLQALFLGILLFFVVWKIIPGLYGQPPEKYETTMAWITGPLAFNFWFFELGLGILIPLIIVANRRTRTVFGVMIAGLLSTIGIFFMRYDLVIAGQMVSMRPEAVEGASHGLLHYFPSLTEIGIVIGSICLCLFLYSLAERVFDLEGGHRH
- a CDS encoding 4Fe-4S dicluster domain-containing protein, coding for MSNKRYAMVLDTRKCIDCKACTVACKAENHVPLGRENYRNWVMEEALRGRYPNLGQEFTPGQCMHCANTPCKRVCPTKATGVNADGIVTVENKKCIGCKYCMTACPYNARYYNEEIGAVDKCTFCEHRILTGREPACVETCPTRVRVFGDLNDPNSEVSLLLAKHPHRVMKPEMGTKPYLFYLI